Proteins encoded together in one Lathyrus oleraceus cultivar Zhongwan6 chromosome 5, CAAS_Psat_ZW6_1.0, whole genome shotgun sequence window:
- the LOC127085463 gene encoding proline--tRNA ligase, cytoplasmic, with amino-acid sequence MAANTIAKVQSGEKNKKEETDLKLSNRKDENFGDWYSEVVVSAELIEHYDISGLYILRPSAVEIWETLQAFFDPEIKKMNVKNCYFPMFVLESHMKKKKDHYDSFSQEVALVTKSGESTMDIPLAIRPSSETIMYPYYSKWIRGHRDLPLKLNQWCNVVRWVIGDPTPFIRSREFLWQEGHSAFATEAEAHAEALEILELYRRIYEEYLAVPVIKGTKSEVDTFGGAVSTNTVEAFIPNTGRGIQGATTHCLGQKFAEKFEVNFEDEKRDKTMVWQNSWGYSTRTIGAMVMVHGDDKGLVLPPKVASIQVIVIPVPYKDADTQGTNDACELTVKILCEAKIRAELDSRDNHSPERKYSEWEMKGVPLRIEIGPNDLANKQVSVVRRDNGAKMDIGNADLVEEIKKLLINIQQNMFNVAKQKRDECIQVIHTWDEFVEALNQRKMILAPWCDEKVVELDVTEKTTNEIGAAKVLCSPFDQPELVEGTKCFASGKPAKKWTYWGRSY; translated from the exons ATGGCGGCCAATACCATAGCGAAAGTTCAATCCG GTGAGAAGAACAAGAAGGAAGAGACCGATTTGAAGCTCTCCAATCGGAAGGATGAAAACTTCGGAGACTGGTATTCTGAG GTTGTCGTTAGTGCGGAATTGATTGAGCACTATGATATTTCTGGTTTATATATTCTGAGACCTTCGGCAGTAGAAATATGGGAGACTTTGCAA GCTTTTTTTGACCcggaaataaagaaaatgaatGTCAAGAACTGCTACTTCCCTATGTTTGTTCTGGAAAGTCATATGAAAAAGAAGAAGGACCACTATGACAGTTTTTCTCAAGAG GTTGCTTTGGTGACAAAATCTGGTGAATCTACCATGGACATTCCTCTTGCTATTCGACCAAGTAGTGAAACTATCATGTATCCCTACTACTCTAAGTGGATAAGAGGGCATCGTGACTTGCCTTTGAAACTTAATCAATGGTGCAATGTTGTTAGATGGGTGATTGGAGATCCCACACCATTCATCAG GAGTCGTGAGTTTCTTTGGCAAGAAGGGCACAGTGCTTTTGCAACAGAGGCTGAAGCACATGCAGAG GCTCTTGAGATATTGGAGTTATATAGGCGTATATATGAAGAGTATTTGGCAGTTCCTGTCATAAAGGGTACGAAAAGTGAAGTTGATACATTTGGCGGTGCAGTTTCCACTAACACTGTTGAG GCATTTATTCCAAACACTGGACGTGGGATACAAGGTGCAACTACCCATTGTTTGGGGCAAAAGTTTGCTGAAAAGTTTGAGGTAAACTTTGAAGACGAGAAGAGAGATAAAACAATGGTTTGGCAGAACTCGTGGGGCTATTCTACTAGAACG ATTGGAGCgatggtgatggttcatggtgaTGACAAGGGTTTGGTGCTACCTCCTAAAGTAGCTTCAATTCAAGTCATTGTGATACCAGTGCCTTACAAAGATGCTGATACTCAAGGAACCAACGATGCTTGCGAGTTAACTGTGAAAATATTGTGTGAAGCGAAAATTCGTGCTGAATTAGATTCTAGAGATAACCATTCTCCTGAAAGGAAGTATTCTGAATGGGAAATGAAAGGTGTTCCTCTCAGGATTGAAATTGGGCCAAATGATTTAGCAAATAAGCAG GTTTCTGTTGTTCGACGTGATAATGGAGCAAAGATGGACATTGGTAATGCTGATTTGGTTGAAGAAATAAAAAAGTTGCTGATTAATATTCAACAGAATATGTTTAATGTTGCAAAACAAAAACGAGATGAATGTATTCAGGTCATACATACATGGGATGAGTTTGTAGAAGCTTTGAATCAAAGAAAGATGATCTTAGCTCCTTGGTGTGATGAGAAG GTGGTGGAATTAGATGTCACAGAAAAAACAACGAACGAAATTGGAGCTGCAAAGGTTTTATGCAGTCCCTTTGATCAGCCAGAACTCGTAGAAG GCACCAAATGCTTTGCATCAGGTAAGCCTGCAAAGAAGTGGACTTACTGGGGCAGAAGTTACTAA